One part of the Tachysurus vachellii isolate PV-2020 chromosome 6, HZAU_Pvac_v1, whole genome shotgun sequence genome encodes these proteins:
- the alms1 gene encoding centrosome-associated protein ALMS1 produces METLGEGEDGEIVNREIESWHQLPIEEDPSQFLGQTSGLLEADGIQGITLNSEGEMATMGDSNVQPAANRFEFLQLELQDSCLSPALTLIPQGKAFLPSEFTLLHQTDLEFVPLRGSPDLSIASERRSQMSRLDEDVESNLTHRSHEQASLSQHQLGTMSAILEDANSYCSLSQHSLSPGSNYQATQIHDEEHNSGLLNNDEVQKEGKEQTDTDLDGRGNSCGQKLLEKDLGVASSRISSSTETVLSQTDVVLRSTDGPEGQNKHSALSQKQDAACTSIKEHEFRPSQSREQPQGGSSSLLSQRRTMGRGSLSLSTRLSAISNITVRSTIKHSESSLAAPEGGNQTENKNTPIGQNVPLVSEGGGLQRALWSSGSNKAADGSFLTSQPVYQSTPAVLLGRGALAAARLSPVYSYRDNVASTQNSTPNPDDIPALTLSSSSHPSMAGVTIALNQGEAHTESHHQHEIPHSQKAPLPVLDVPVIADKDKTLDQTTLVTLLPTSDQQLKDQEPRLSEKRVHSLPILSYVQKVDAWKANQSSSRSIHDSLSLQGFDGVHPKRKEQDSVSEATKQQSQQHSNKTSSGFSANSSTAPTQTGNGVLPCADVEVAVGAVGSTSPSPFTHSCSHSSNGTVITPIQHDELKQNQNQPPLTHTVAFSRGFNSTAAELSLSPSETNSQRPADDLGTGTLKSPALLNVDQYSGINVNNNMSNTIPNFQASIGAASSVVSLELDNYAPYWTSRPGSPRRPPEFNIEDRIPLYLHNLGIDQSPSTILNPFTQRGPIREPEYSPTDLCTIKGSVGTPTKSIQPSDGDSFQKEAFSSSSVLSADSSASLTQLFIQQSLQQPTRPASSGSIRMDHFQTGILPEPLSQSHSVLHAADSSNREGSYGLPTQLSLQSAAGTSESIKEGDSFLVGSGTLQEIRRLLGHADSLVSEHSSEASFHGSHCYSESDASFLSLRQKTQPYHDDSFLSVDEKISLVLACSSSDSALKESSSSSSAPLELSTNSDHVSKGPTAPSLRREEVPKSRDICVAPRRAEPEGCSAADPDRVGPVSQSITQGNASSTSDCQQQSQDHTENAGIILSEIRPTHSQTEAEMGVLSNGSSEHSLASRVAKLLQSESSVSVVTSRSSTADSDESQAREWIMMKVSSAKCESLDLNAEDRKRIEEIKRELLLYTKHAKSSSDSESSTQASVGTVPQPAVGFAAVHSAEDHLSEQLQRVCQIPLHTPPEDRVSQVGIKEGCNPEHTPSPQTASQCLHTHNSHTSHNDNGPTKNEGGKGIMGKEKEVRDEDEHLDSEPLVIRGKREFPTGLESGLALGHKPHFTNSHFTPAVTVTLQQNTTQSPANTSSSYPELLTGSHTHQSESLNTSRGVSILVSSTNEEQQVSVSSETNLSKDRNAHKDQNIGMLNGYSQMSSSSPQDFTSAQRLAGPSRPLLVTTATASLLPYKPHGSSELFYMPQIFPELSPNHSDTTVESSHPGSDDAVPPQFTPEVLGSRELLDNSVTPKHKEGIYSKRPKMKRESTISGKGFHNRKGNTGLLYQHTAFSKTAVLEKEQVDEQTEEGKAFIPLHMEANYSTTELDPNHRVQKHNMGKETICSLTKATREKKQNINAQDLSAEIDSSLDQLWHRFNEQFIFQETKTTNNLEISLLERLERLSRLLQGSSQLHTPSPANSRVEKDKSRTREHEPRRTQGTDTTKNRKEKERNEVRGILKTAWDKNKSFSNKQILVEKKQQGKDYCFPEESVKSDSVSVDTSSSQSTIDTHRLIKAFGVHRVSSGREGVEGSQPPKPNDGLLKLYNHIKKQKRGHGKGRSENHLVSVATEISNTDDSMASETLSSSSTCTLPSQCDTGRTTSCKRAKVKLVSRSIQAGDLEIVVNGTRKDTRDVGTTFPSPGSARVPRTSSADCSEVKDSMSALKASSAVHVQPVLRKQAPNKLPSYPNGLSWFVSADELKWDARKENNPQTDAGKSEGHAWFEPYTRVQPWREPLRERHIQVERENSPEHKTHAENDSGSKPSSLVRLSLQEVLELRRPEFVSRSRERMKRLCLLAEERKMQAIFNKEREELFNPSAVQQPKAAPAPPPLPSKRVIPVNEMIQRSKRIYSQLPEVQKRKEEERRKAEYNTYRLNAQLFNKKITNRVLGKRAPWQ; encoded by the exons ATGGAGACGTTAGGAGAAGGTGAAGATGGGGAAATTGTTAACAGA gaGATTGAGTCATGGCACCAACTCCCCATTGAAGAGGATCCTAGTCAGTTTCTGGGACAAACATCAGGTTTGCTGGAAGCTGATGGTATACAAGGGATCACACTTAACTCTGAAGGAGAAATGGCTACCATGGGTGACTCAAATGTGCAGCCAGCAGCCAACAGATTTGAATTTTTACAGCTAG AATTGCAGGATAGCTGTTTGTCGCCTGCACTGACTCTAATTCCTCAGGGAAAGGCCTTTTTACCTTCGGAGTTCACCCTCCTCCATCAGACAGATTTAGAGTTTGTCCCTTTAAG gGGGTCACCTGATCTGTCCATTGCTTCTGAGAGGCGCTCTCAGATGTCTCGCCTAGATGAGGATGTAGAGTCCAACCTCACACACAGATCCCATGAacaggcatcactatcacagcaTCAATTGGGGACAATGTCTGCGATTTTAGAGGATGCTAATAGCTACTGCTCATTATCACAGCACAGCCTGTCACCTGGTAGCAATTACCAGGCAACCCAGATTCATGATGAGGAACACAATAGTGGCCTGTTGAATAATGATGAAGTGCAGAAGGAGGGAAAGGAACAAACTGATACTGATTTGGATGGAAGAGGAAATTCATGTGGTCAGAAGCTTCTGGAAAAAGATCTTGGCGTAGCCAGTAGCAGAATCTCCTCTTCCACTGAAACGGTTCTCAGTCAGACAGATGTTGTCCTACGATCAACAGACGGCCCTGAAGGCCAGAATAAACATTCTGCTCTTTCCCAGAAGCAGGATGCTGCATGTACCTCTATAAAGGAACACGAGTTCAGACCATCTCAGAGCAGAGAGCAGCCACAAGGTGGCTCTTCATCCTTGTTATCACAAAGAAGAACTATGGGTAGAGGCAGTTTGTCACTTTCCACTCGTTTATCTGCTATCTCAAATATTACAGTTCGGTCCACAATTAAGCACAGTGAGTCCTCATTAGCTGCACCAGAAGGTGGAAATCAAACTGAGAACAAAAACACTCCAATTGGACAGAATGTCCCTCTGGTCAGTGAAGGTGGTGGGCTGCAGAGAGCACTCTGGAGCTCAGGCAGCAATAAAGCAGCAGATGGTTCCTTTTTGACCTCTCAGCCTGTGTATCAGTCCACGCCTGCAGTGCTCCTTGGTAGAGGAGCATTAGCCGCAGCCAGACTCTCCCCCGTATATTCTTATCGAGACAATGTGGCATCAACCCAAAACAGCACTCCTAATCCAGACGACATTCCAGCATTAACCCTAAGTTCCTCAAGCCATCCAAGCATGGCTGGAGTTACAATAGCTTTAAACCAAGGTGAGGCTCATACAGAGTCACACCATCAACATGAGATACCTCATAGCCAAAAAGCCCCTTTGCCAGTATTAGATGTGCCTGTCATTGCTGATAAAGACAAAACACTTGATCAAACTACCTTAGTCACACTTCTGCCTACATCTGACCAACAACTTAAAGATCAGGAGCCTAGGCTGTCTGAAAAAAGAGTGCATTCTCTACCCATCCTTAGTTATGTGCAGAAGGTTGATGCTTGGAAAGCCAACCAGAGTTCCAGCAGGTCAATACATGACAGTTTGTCTCTGCAAGGGTTTGATGGTGTACATCCAAAAAGGAAAGAACAAGACTCTGTTTCTGaggcaacaaaacaacaaagtcAGCAACATTCCAATAAGACATCTTCAGGATTTAGTGCCAATAGCAGCACTGCACCCACTCAGACAGGTAATGGTGTGCTGCCATGTGCAGATGTGGAAGTGGCAGTAGGAGCTGTAGGAtcaacatcaccatcaccatttACTCACTCCTGTTCCCACTCCTCTAATGGAACAGTCATCACCCCCATCCAGCATGATGAAttgaaacaaaaccaaaatcagcctcctcttacacacactgttgcCTTCTCTCGAGGCTTCAACTCCACTGCAGCTGAATTGTCCCTGTCACCAAGTGAAACAAATAGCCAGAGGCCAGCTGATGACTTAGGAACTGGAACTTTAAAGTCCCCTGCTTTGCTTAATGTAGATCAGTACagtggcataaatgtaaataacaacaTGAGCAACACAATTCCCAATTTTCAGGCATCAATAGGTGCAGCTTCCTCTGTTGTAAGTCTTGAATTGGACAACTATGCACCTTATTGGACCTCTAGACCTGGGTCTCCCCGACGGCCCCCTGAGTTTAACATCGAAGACAGAATCCCT CTCTACCTTCACAATTTGGGGATTGATCAGTCACCGTCAACAATCTTGAATCCCTTTACACAGCGGGGGCCCATCAGAGAACCTGAATATTCTCCTACTGATTTATGTACCATTAAAGGCTCAGTGGGAACGCCCACAAAGAGCATACAGCCATCTGATG GTGACAGTTTTCAGAAGGAGGCATTCTCAAGTTCAAGTGTGCTTTCTGCAGATTCCAGTGCCTCTTTAACACAGTTATTTATTCAACAGTCCCTTCAGCAGCCAACCAGACCAGCTAGTTCAGGCAGTATAAGAATGGACCACTTCCAGACAGGCATTCTTCCTGAGCCCCTTAGTCAATCACACAGTGTTCTCCATGCAGCTGACAGTTCAAATCGAGAGGGCAGTTATGGACTGCCAACTCAGTTGAGCCTGCAGTCTGCTGCTGGGACCTCGGAGAGTATTAAAGAAGGGGACTCATTTCTAGTGGGTTCTGGAACCCTGCAAGAGATCAGGCGATTACTTGGTCATGCAGATAGCCTGGTGTCTGAACATTCCTCAGAAGCCTCCTTCCATGGCTCACACTGTTACTCAGAGAGCGATGCCTCTTTTTTGTCACTCAGGCAGAAAACACAACCATATCATGATGACTCGTTTTTGTCAGTTGATGAAAAGATTTCTTTGGTACTAGCTTGCTCATCTTCAGACTCTGCCCTGAAGGAGAgctcctcatcttcatctgcGCCTCTAGAGCTGTCCACAAATTCTGATCATGTGAGCAAAGGGCCTACAGCACCCTCTCTGCGCAGGGAGGAAGTTCCAAAGTCACGTGATATTTGTGTGGCTCCAAGGAGAGCAGAGCCTGAGGGATGCAGTGCAGCAGACCCTGACAGGGTAGGCCCTGTGAGCCAGTCGATTACACAGGGGAATGCTTCTTCAACATCAGATTGCCAGCAGCAAAGTCAGGACCATACAGAGAATGCTGGCATAATTTTGTCTGAGATAAGACCCACCCACAGTCAAACAGAGGCAGAAATGGGTGTTTTAAGTAATGGCAGCAGTGAGCATTCACTGGCTTCTAGGGTTGCTAAGCTTCTGCAGAGCGAGTCGTCTGTCTCTGTGGTTACAAGCCGCTCAAGTACTGCTGATTCCGATGAGAGCCAAGCTAGAG AGTGGATCATGATGAAGGTTTCTAGTGCCAAGTGTGAATCCTTAGACCTTAATGCAGAGGACAGAAAGAGAATTGAGGAAATTAAAAGAGAGCTCCTGCTGTATACGAAACACGCCAAG TCGAGCTCAGATTCAGAAAGCAGTACACAGGCTAGTGTTGGCACTGTTCCTCAGCCTGCTGTAGGCTTTGCAGCAGTGCACAGTGCAGAAGACCATCTCTCTGAGCAGCTGCAGAGAGTCTGTCAGATTCCACTGCACACACCACCAGAGGACAGAGTAAGTCAGGTTGGCATCAAGGAAGGGTGTAACCCTGAGCACACACCATCCCCTCAGACAGCGAGTCaatgtctgcacacacacaacagccatACTTCACACAATGACAATGGACCAACAAAGAATGAAGGGGGAAAGGGTATCATGGGAAAGGAAAAAGAGGTGAGAGATGAAGATGAACACCTGGACAGTGAGCCATTAGTCATCAGAGGAAAACGAGAGTTCCCTACAGGCTTGGAATCAGGTTTAGCCCTTGGTCATAAACCTCACTTCACCAATAGCCACTTCACACCTGCAGTGACAGTGACATTACAGCAAAACACCACCCAAAGTCCTGCCAATACTTCCTCCAGCTACCCAGAACTGCTGACTGGATCGCACACCCATCAGTCAGAAAGTTTGAATACCTCAAGAGGAGTCTCAATCCTAGTCTCCAGCACAAATGAAGAACAGCAAGTGTCTGTATCCAGTGAGACCAACTTAAGTAAAGACAGAAACGCACACAAGGATCAGAACATAGGAATGCTCAATGGATATTCACAGATGAGCTCCAGTTCTCCACAAGACTTTACCTCTGCCCAAAGACTGGCTGGACCAAGTCGACCTTTATTAGTTACAACTG CTACTGCAAGTTTATTGCCATACAAACCTCATGGTAGTTCAGAGCTCTTCTATATGCCACAGATTTTCCCTGAACTTTCCCCTAACCACTCTGATACCACAGTGGAGAGCTCTCATCCAG GATCTGATGACGCTGTACCCCCTCAATTTACCCCTGAGGTTTTGGGATCCAGAGAGCTCTTGGACAACAGCGTTACACCGAAACATAAGGAGGGCATTTACAGCAAGAGGCCCAAAATGAAAAGAG AATCCACTATATCTGGAAAAGGCTTTCATAACCGAAAAGGAAATACTGGTCTTCTTTATCAGCATACTGCGTTTAGTAAGACTGCTGTCCTTGAAAAGGAGCAGGTTGATGAGCAGACTGAGGAGGGAAAAGCATTTATCCCCCTGCATATGGAGGCAAACTACAGCACAACTGAACTAGATCCTAACCACAGAGTACAAAAGCATAACATGGGAAAGGAAACTATATGTTCGCTTACTAAGGCCACAAGGGAGAAGAAACAGAACATAAATGCTCAGGATCTCAGTGCAGAGATTGACAGCTCTCTGGACCAGTTGTGGCATCGTTTCAATGAGCAATTCATTTTTCAGGAGACTAAAACCACTAACAACCTAGAAATATCTCTGCTAGAGAGACTGGAAAGATTGTCCCGCCTTCTACAGGGGTCCTCTCAGCTTCACACACCTTCACCGGCAAACAGTAGAGTGGAGAAAGACAAGAGTAGGACAAGAGAACATGAGCCACGGAGAACACAGGGAACAGACACAaccaaaaatagaaaagaaaaagaaagaaatgaagtgaGAGGTATTCTAAAAACAGCAtgggataaaaataaatcttttagtAACAAACAAATATTAGTAGAGAAGAAACAGCAAGGAAAAGACTATTGCTTTCCTGAAGAGAGTGTCAAGTCCGATAGTGTTTCTGTGGACACTAGTAGCAGCCAGTCTACCATCGACACACACCGCTTGATCAAAGCTTTCGGAGTACATAGAGTTAGCAGTGGGAGAGAAGGGGTGGAAGGAAGTCAGCCGCCAAAGCCCAATGATGGCCTGCTGAAACTTTATAACCACATTAAGAAGCAGAAAAGAGGACATGGAAAAGGTAGATCTGAAAATCACCTTGTTTCTGTTGCCACAGAAATAAGCAACACAGATGACTCCATG GCCTCAGAAACATTATCATCCTCAAGCACTTGTACCCTACCCTCCCAATGTGACACTGGACGTACTACTAGTTGTAAGAGAGCAAAAGTCAAACTGGTCAGCAGAAGCATACAAGCAG GTGATTTGGAGATTGTTGTAAATGGCACCCGCAAAGACACACGGGATGTTGGCACTACCTTCCCATCTCCAGGTAGTGCCAGAGTCCCCAGGACATCTTCAGCAGACTGCAGTGAGGTAAAGGACAGTATGTCTGCTCTCAAGGCTTCCAGTGCTGTTCACGTCCAACCAGTGCTGAGAAAACAGGCCCCCAACAAACTCCCCAGTTACCCAAATG GTTTATCATggtttgtttctgctgatgaaCTGAAATGGGATGCACGGAAGGAGAACAACCCCCAGACAGATGCAGGGAAGTCTGAAGGCCATGCCTGGTTCGAGCCATACACTAGGGTGCAGCCATGGAGAGAGCCGCTTAGAGAACGACACATTCAAGTAGAAAGAGAGAATTCCCCTGAGCATAAAACACATGCAGAGAATGATTCCGGTAGCAAACCCTCTTCCCTAGTCCGTCTTTCTCTGCAG GAGGTGCTGGAGTTGCGTCGACCAGAGTTTGTGTCCCGTTCACGGGAGCGGATGAAAAGGCTGTGCCTGCTAGCGGAGGAGAGAAAAATGCAAGCCATCTTtaacaaagaaagagaagagctTTTCAACCCTTCAGCAGTACAGCAGCCAAAAGCAG CACCAGCTCCTCCACCTCTTCCTTCTAAGCGAGTTATTCCTGTAAATGAGATGATCCAGAGATCCAAGCG GATCTATTCTCAACTCCCAGAGGTTCagaagaggaaggaggaagaAAGGAGAAAAGCAGAGTATAACACTTATCGCCTTAATGCTCAGCTATTTAACAAG AAAATTACCAATCGTGTGCTGGGAAAAAGAGCACCTTGGCAGTAG
- the zgc:123321 gene encoding protein YIPF5-like isoform X1 — MGEFRQFDQDFYHSEYYIDDQTQEAYGYDTAYASPHYQDVNCATSDAYAPLTDSLYSEQMFQPEASPGVAEHTDTFEEEPPLLEELGINFDHIWQKTLTVLNPMKPADGSIMNETDLTGPVIFCIALGATLLMAGKVHFGYVYGISALGCAGMYILLNLMSVCTISYGCVASVLGYCLLPMVALSAFAVFYSLQGVLGTLLALFVIGWCSLSASKIFTSTLDMGGQQLLVAYPCTLLYGVFALLTIF; from the exons ATGGGGGAGTTTCGGCAGTTTGATCAAGACTTTTACCATTCTGAATATTACATAGATGATCAGACCCAAGAAGCATACGGCTATGACACAGCATATGCCAGTCCACATTACCAAGATGT AAATTGTGCTACTTCAGATGCCTATGCCCCATTAACAGATTCACTTTACAGTGAGCAGATGTTTCAACCTGAAGCATCTCCCGGGGTTGCTGAGCACACTGATACCTTTGAGGAAGAACCTCCACTGTTAGAGG AATTGGGCATTAACTTTGATCACATCTGGCAGAAGACTCTGACTGTGCTGAACCCGATGAAGCCAGCGGACGGCAGCATCATGAATGAAACAGATTTAACTGGTCCTGTTATTTTCTGCATCGCTTTGGGGGCCACTCTTTTGATG GCAGGAAAGGTACACTTTGGCTATGTGTATGGGATCAGTGCCCTGGGCTGTGCAGGAATGTACATTTTGCTGAATTTAATGAGTGTATGCACAATATCCTATGGGTGCGTGGCGAGTGTATTAGGATACTGCTTGCTGCCAATGGTGGCTCTCTCTGCCTTTGCTGTTTTTTATTCTCTACA AGGGGTTCTTGGCACACTGCTGGCCTTGTTTGTGATTGGCTGGTGCAGTCTTTCAGCATCTAAGATCTTCACTTCTACATTGGATATGGGTGGACAACAGCTGCTAGTTGCGTACCCATGCACACTGCTCTATGGAGTCTTCGCTCTCCTCACCATCTTTTGA
- the zgc:123321 gene encoding protein YIPF5-like isoform X2 encodes MGEFRQFDQDFYHSEYYIDDQTQEAYGYDTAYASPHYQDVEQMFQPEASPGVAEHTDTFEEEPPLLEELGINFDHIWQKTLTVLNPMKPADGSIMNETDLTGPVIFCIALGATLLMAGKVHFGYVYGISALGCAGMYILLNLMSVCTISYGCVASVLGYCLLPMVALSAFAVFYSLQGVLGTLLALFVIGWCSLSASKIFTSTLDMGGQQLLVAYPCTLLYGVFALLTIF; translated from the exons ATGGGGGAGTTTCGGCAGTTTGATCAAGACTTTTACCATTCTGAATATTACATAGATGATCAGACCCAAGAAGCATACGGCTATGACACAGCATATGCCAGTCCACATTACCAAGATGT TGAGCAGATGTTTCAACCTGAAGCATCTCCCGGGGTTGCTGAGCACACTGATACCTTTGAGGAAGAACCTCCACTGTTAGAGG AATTGGGCATTAACTTTGATCACATCTGGCAGAAGACTCTGACTGTGCTGAACCCGATGAAGCCAGCGGACGGCAGCATCATGAATGAAACAGATTTAACTGGTCCTGTTATTTTCTGCATCGCTTTGGGGGCCACTCTTTTGATG GCAGGAAAGGTACACTTTGGCTATGTGTATGGGATCAGTGCCCTGGGCTGTGCAGGAATGTACATTTTGCTGAATTTAATGAGTGTATGCACAATATCCTATGGGTGCGTGGCGAGTGTATTAGGATACTGCTTGCTGCCAATGGTGGCTCTCTCTGCCTTTGCTGTTTTTTATTCTCTACA AGGGGTTCTTGGCACACTGCTGGCCTTGTTTGTGATTGGCTGGTGCAGTCTTTCAGCATCTAAGATCTTCACTTCTACATTGGATATGGGTGGACAACAGCTGCTAGTTGCGTACCCATGCACACTGCTCTATGGAGTCTTCGCTCTCCTCACCATCTTTTGA
- the grxcr1b gene encoding glutaredoxin domain-containing cysteine-rich protein 1 produces the protein MDTMRRVEESRAERRVRFRVASARSGKVLKEVFREDEELIEDSADSETAVGSEAERAMSPAVSEANGHLISLAVEQQDNTGEADDLLVYASAAHEQLFSRKRVNIFSKNGTIRGVRDKVSAGQVLFNNLSKLYGAKETMSTKKLPAAV, from the exons ATGGACACGATGAGGCGCGTGGAGGAGAGCAGAGCGGAGCGGCGCGTGCGGTTCCGGGTGGCGTCAGCGCGCAGCGGCAAGGTGCTGAAGGAGGTGTTCAGGGAAGACGAGGAACTGATTGAAGACTCCGCGGACTCGGAAACAGCCGTCGGCTCGGAGGCTGAGCGCGCCATGTCTCCTGCCGTCAGCGAGGCGAACGGGCATCTGATCAGCCTGGCGGTGGAGCAGCAGGACAACACAGGCGAGGCGGACGACCTGTTGGTGTACGCGAGCGCAGCGCATGAGCAGCTCTTCAGTCGCAAGCGCGTGAACATCTTCAGCAAGAACGGAACGATACGTGGCGTGAGGGACAAAGTGAGCGCTGGCCAAGTGCTCTTTAATAATCTGTCGAAACTCTACGGG GCCAAGGAGACCATGTCTACAAAGAAGCTGCCTGCAGCAGTATAA